The DNA region ACATTTTTAATACTAGGAAATATCTGTACAAGAAGATGTACATATTGTAATGTACATACAGGTAAACCAACAGAAGTTGATTTAGCAGAGATTGATGGAGTTACAGAATCTGTAATTAAACTTGGATTAAAATTTGTAGTAATTACAAGTCCAGCAAGGGATGATTTACCAGATGGTGGAGCAGAACAATTTTACAGAGTTACTCAAAATATTTTAAAAAAATCTCCAGGAACACAAGTTGAAATTTTAATTCCAGATTTTAAAGCAAAAGAGAAATCTTTACAAAGAGCTGTTGATAGTGGTGCTGTTATCATTGGGCATAATATTGAAACAGTTCCATCACTTTATCATATTAGAAGAAATGCTTCATATGAAAGAAGTCTTCAAGTTTTAAAAAGATTAAAAGAGCTTGGTGGAGAAAAAGTAAAAACAAAAAGTGCTTTAATGGTAGGACTTGGTGAAACAGAAGAAGAAATGATTCAAGTATTTAAAGATTTACTTGCAGTTGGTTGTAAATTTTTAAGTATTGGTCAATATTTAGCTCCTTCTGGAGAATATGAAAAAGTAAAAGAGTTTGTAAAACCAGAACAATTCCAAAGATATAAAGAGATAGCTTTAGATTTAGGTTTTGAGTTTGTACATAGTACTCCTTATGCAAGAAGTTCATACTTGGCACATGAGTATTTATCGAAAGACAAAAATAGTATATAATAAAATTTTAATAATAAGAAAGGATTTAACTTGAATAATAAAAAAGTTGGAATAATTGGAGTAGGAAACGTAGGTGCAACGTTAGCTTTTACTTTAGCATCAAAAAGTCTTTGTTCAGAAGTTGTATTAAAAGACTTAAGAGAGAATATAGTAGAAGCAATGGCTTTAGATATTTCACAATCTGCAAATGCGGCAAATGCAAAAACAAAAGTATCATTTGCAAAAGAGGCTAAAGATTTTTCTAATTGTGATGTAATAGTAATAACAGCAGGAATTCCTAGAAAGCCAGGAATGAGTAGAGATGATTTATTATTGACAAATGCAAAAATAATGACATCAGTTATAGGTGAAATAAACGAAAATAATCCAAATGCAATTTATATTATTGTTTCAAATCCACTTGATGCTATGGTATATACTGCACTTAAAGCTGCAAATATTGATAAAAATAAAGTTTTAGGAATGGCAGGTATTTTAGATAGTGCAAGAATGAGTCATTTTATTCAAGAAAAATTAGGATATGGTGAGGGTGAAATTGATGCTTCTGTAATGGGAGGTCATGGTGATGATATGGTTCCATTAGCAAATTATTCAACAGTTGCAGGTAAACCTTTAGATAAAATCCTAAAAGAAGATGAAATTGAAGAAATCATCACTAAAACAAGAAATGGTGGAGCTCAAATTGTCAAACTATTAGAAACTGGTTCTGCTTATTATGCACCAGCATATTCAACTTCACTTATGGTAGAAGCTATATTAACTGACAATAAAAAAGTATATCCTTGTGCTGTGATGCTTCAAGGTGAATATGGATATGAAAATATTGTAGCTGGAGTACCTGTAAGATTAGGAAAAAATGGAGTTGAAGATGTAATTGAGTTAAAACTTGATGAAAAACAAACTTCAGAATTTGCTAAATCAATATCATCAGTAAAAGAGTTAATAGATACTCTTGAAAATAAATTTTTCTCATAATTTATAAATAAAGTTACACTTTTTAGTGTGACTTTAAAAAATTCTAAAATTATTTTTTACTTTTTTTTAATACAAAATCAACAACAATTTTTTAAATACCAATTTATATCTACTAATAAATATTCTATTTATATAAAATGCATAAATAAAATAATTTTATTATGACACATATAAGTTTTTATATAAGTGTCAAAATAAATTACTATTTTATGATAAAATAAAATTATATTTCTTAGGGTTTTAAAGTTTTTATTAAATTATTTAATTGATTTGCACTCTTTTCAATTGCATCTATATTTAAATTTATCTCTTGTTCTGTTAGAGGTAAATTTAATTCGTTTTTTAATTTAAATGCACTAATGGATGAAAATATAGTAAATAATGGGATTCGAAGAGTATCTATTTTTTCATTCAATAATTTTTGTGAATAAAAATAATTTTGTTCCAAAATAGTGTCGTTCTTGTTATCAATTATAGAAAAGAAATAGTTTGTT from Malaciobacter molluscorum LMG 25693 includes:
- the lipA gene encoding lipoyl synthase translates to MSVDENKINFKKPQWLRKKLVPHAQKEMEDLLGKHGLHTICQEAKCPNISECYAKKNATFLILGNICTRRCTYCNVHTGKPTEVDLAEIDGVTESVIKLGLKFVVITSPARDDLPDGGAEQFYRVTQNILKKSPGTQVEILIPDFKAKEKSLQRAVDSGAVIIGHNIETVPSLYHIRRNASYERSLQVLKRLKELGGEKVKTKSALMVGLGETEEEMIQVFKDLLAVGCKFLSIGQYLAPSGEYEKVKEFVKPEQFQRYKEIALDLGFEFVHSTPYARSSYLAHEYLSKDKNSI
- the mdh gene encoding malate dehydrogenase, with protein sequence MNNKKVGIIGVGNVGATLAFTLASKSLCSEVVLKDLRENIVEAMALDISQSANAANAKTKVSFAKEAKDFSNCDVIVITAGIPRKPGMSRDDLLLTNAKIMTSVIGEINENNPNAIYIIVSNPLDAMVYTALKAANIDKNKVLGMAGILDSARMSHFIQEKLGYGEGEIDASVMGGHGDDMVPLANYSTVAGKPLDKILKEDEIEEIITKTRNGGAQIVKLLETGSAYYAPAYSTSLMVEAILTDNKKVYPCAVMLQGEYGYENIVAGVPVRLGKNGVEDVIELKLDEKQTSEFAKSISSVKELIDTLENKFFS